In Mauremys reevesii isolate NIE-2019 linkage group 16, ASM1616193v1, whole genome shotgun sequence, a single window of DNA contains:
- the LOC120384695 gene encoding cadherin-1-like: protein MAQPARRRLSQGQQTARAMRCSTLSLLFLLTQDFFPCLQAAGLMVPKASPGRKRQKRDWVIPPINCPENERGPFPKRLVQIKSNRDKEIQVFYSITGQGVDTPPVGVFIIERETGWLKVTQPLDREDISYYTLYSHTVSANGQRVEGPMEIIITVSDQNDNEPQFTQSVFTGAVGEGAKPGTSVMQVTATDADDSVNTYNGVIAYSILQQIPEQPHREMFTINSETGVISVIGTGLDRETAPQYRLTVQAADLQGEGFTASATAVIEVQVKNMSEAPSSSLTIHAVNALTGQPATGLAMHLSRLEGPGLQWMELMKSSANVDGHCPLCLAPGQVKAGTYKLHFDTGAYWQQLGYTSFYPYVEVVFTVTEQTRKLHIPLLISPFSYTTYKGS, encoded by the exons ATGGCCCAGCCAGCCAGACGGAGGCTCTCACAGGGCCAGCAGACAGCCAGAGCCATGCGCTGCTCCACTCTcagcctcctcttcctcctcacacAG GACTTCTTCCCCTGCCTTCAGGCAGCTGGGCTGATGGTCCCAAAGGCCAGCCCTGGCCGGAAGAGGCAGAAGAGAGACTGGGTCATCCCTCCAATCAACTGCCCTGAGAATGAGAGGGGGCCCTTCCCCAAGCGGCTGGTTCAG ATCAAATCCAACAGGGACAAAGAGATCCAGGTTTTCTACAGTATCACGGGGCAGGGGGTAGACACCCCCCCTGTGGGCGTCTTCATCATCGAAAGGGAGACGGGATGGCTGAAGGTGACACAGCCGCTGGACAGAGAGGACATCAGCTACTACACG CTCTATTCCCACACTGTGTCTGCGAATGGGCAGCGCGTGGAGGGCCCCATGGAGATCATCATCACCGTGAGCGACCAGAATGACAACGAACCCCAGTTCACCCAGAGCGTCTTCACAGGCGCCGTAGGAGAAGGAGCCAAGCCAG GTACCTCCGTGATGCAAGTGACAGCCACAGATGCAGACGACAGTGTAAACACCTACAATGGGGTCATTGCTTACTCCATCCTGCAGCAGATACCTGAACAACCCCACAGAGAGATGTTCACCATCAACTCGGAGACTGGCGTCATCAGTGTGATTGGAACTGGGCTGGACAGAGAG acTGCCCCCCAATACAGGCTGACAGTGCAGGCTGCAGATCTGCAGGGAGAGGGGTTCACAGCCTCCGCCACTGCTGTCATTGAGGTGCAG GTCAAAAACATGTCCGAGGCCCCTAGCAGCTCCCTGACCATCCACGCGGTGAACGCTCTGACGGGCCAGCCCGCAACAGGCCTGGCCATGCACCTGTCCCGGCTCGAAGGCCCCGGGCTGCAGTGGATGGAGCTGATGAAGAG CTCTGCCAACGTGGATGGGCACTGCCCGCTCTGCCTGGCTCCTGGGCAGGTGAAGGCTGGCACATACAAGCTGCACTTCGACACTGGGGCTTACTGGCAGCAACTGGGCTACACTAGCTTCTACCCCTATGTGGAG GTTGTCTTCACGGTCACAGAGCAAACCCGGAAGCTGCACATCCCTCTGCTGATCAGCCCCTTCTCCTACACCACCTACAAGGGGAGCTAG